A window of Mustela nigripes isolate SB6536 chromosome 9, MUSNIG.SB6536, whole genome shotgun sequence contains these coding sequences:
- the KYAT1 gene encoding kynurenine--oxoglutarate transaminase 1 isoform X4 — MSKRLQARRLDGIDHNPWVEFGKMASEYDVVNLGQGFPDFPPPDFAIQAFQLALNSDFMLNQYTKAFGYPPLTKILASFFGKLLGQEIDPLKNVLVTVGAYGALFTAFQALVDEGDEVIIVEPFFDCYEPMTLMAGGRPVFVTLKPSPTQDGELDSASNWQLDPTELASKFTSRTKALILNTPNNPVGKVFSKAELELVASLCQQHDVICISDEVYQWLVYDGHQHISIASLPGMWERTLTIGSAGKSFSATGWKVGWALGPDSLMKHLRTVHQNTIYHCPTQGQAAVAQSFQHEQLHFGQPSSYFVQLPQAVQRYRDHMIRSLQSVGLRPVVPQGSYFLIADISDFKTQMPDLPGDADEPYDRRFVKWMIRNKGLAAIPVSIFYSTPHRKQFDHYVRFCFVKDESTLQAMDEKLQKWKDELRP, encoded by the exons ATGTCCAAGCGGCTCCAGGCTCGTCGGCTGGACGGGATTGACCACAACCCATG GGTGGAGTTTGGTAAAATGGCCAGTGAGTATGATGTCGTGAACTTGGGCCAAGGCTTCCCCGACTTCCCACCCCCAGACTTCGCCATTCAAGCCTTTCAACTCGCCCTCAACAGTGACTTCATGCTCAACCAGTACACCAAGGCATTT GGTTACCCACCCCTGACAAAGATCTTGGCAAGTTTCTTTGGGAAGCTCCTGGGACAGGAGATAGACCCGCTCAAGAACGTGCTGGTGACTGTGGGTGCCTATGGAGCCCTGTTCACAGCCTTCCAGGCCCTGGTGGACGAAGGAGATGAG GTCATCATCGTGGAGCCCTTCTTTGACTGTTACGAACCCATGACATTGATGGCAGGGGGTCGCCCTGTGTTTGTGACCTTGAAGCCG AGCCCCACCCAGGACGGGGAACTGGATTCCGCCAGCAACTGGCAGCTGGACCCCACAGAGCTGGCCAGCAAGTTTACCTCTCGTACCAAAGCCCTAATCCTCAACACCCCCAACAACCCCGTGGGAAAG GTGTTCTCCAAGGCCGAGCTGGAGCTGGTGGCCAGCCTGTGTCAGCAGCATGACGTGATCTGCATCAGTGATGAGGTCTACCAGTGGCTGGTCTACGATGGTCACCAGCACATCAGCATCG CCAGTCTCCCTGGCATGTGGGAGCGTACCCTGACCATTGGCAGCGCTGGTAAGAGCTTCAGCGCCACCGGCTGGAAG gtgggctgggccctgggcccgGACAGTCTCATGAAGCACCTGCGTACCGTCCACCAGAACACTATCTATCACTGTCCCACGCAGGGCCAg GCTGCCGTGGCCCAGAGCTTCCAGCACGAGCAACTGCACTTTGGCCAACCCAGCAGCTACTTCGTGCAGCTGCCGCAAGCCGTGCAGCGCTACCGGGACCACATGATTCGCAGTCTGCAGTCTGTGGGCCTGCGGCCCGTGGTCCCCCAGGGCAGCTACTTCCTCATCGCAGACATCTCAGACTTCA AGACCCAGATGCCGGACTTGCCAGGCGATGCAGATGAGCCCTACGACAGACGCTTCGTCAAGTGGATGATCAGGAACAAG GGCTTGGCGGCCATCCCGGTCTCCATCTTCTACAGCACCCCACATCGGAAGCAATTTGACCACTATGTCCGCTTCTGTTTTGTGAAG GACGAGTCCACGCTCCAGGCCATGGACGAGAAGCTGCAGAAGTGGAAGGATGAGCTCAGGCCCTGA
- the KYAT1 gene encoding kynurenine--oxoglutarate transaminase 1 isoform X3, translated as MLLFAMSKRLQARRLDGIDHNPWVEFGKMASEYDVVNLGQGFPDFPPPDFAIQAFQLALNSDFMLNQYTKAFGYPPLTKILASFFGKLLGQEIDPLKNVLVTVGAYGALFTAFQALVDEGDEVIIVEPFFDCYEPMTLMAGGRPVFVTLKPSPTQDGELDSASNWQLDPTELASKFTSRTKALILNTPNNPVGKVFSKAELELVASLCQQHDVICISDEVYQWLVYDGHQHISIASLPGMWERTLTIGSAGKSFSATGWKVGWALGPDSLMKHLRTVHQNTIYHCPTQGQAAVAQSFQHEQLHFGQPSSYFVQLPQAVQRYRDHMIRSLQSVGLRPVVPQGSYFLIADISDFKTQMPDLPGDADEPYDRRFVKWMIRNKGLAAIPVSIFYSTPHRKQFDHYVRFCFVKDESTLQAMDEKLQKWKDELRP; from the exons TTCGCCATGTCCAAGCGGCTCCAGGCTCGTCGGCTGGACGGGATTGACCACAACCCATG GGTGGAGTTTGGTAAAATGGCCAGTGAGTATGATGTCGTGAACTTGGGCCAAGGCTTCCCCGACTTCCCACCCCCAGACTTCGCCATTCAAGCCTTTCAACTCGCCCTCAACAGTGACTTCATGCTCAACCAGTACACCAAGGCATTT GGTTACCCACCCCTGACAAAGATCTTGGCAAGTTTCTTTGGGAAGCTCCTGGGACAGGAGATAGACCCGCTCAAGAACGTGCTGGTGACTGTGGGTGCCTATGGAGCCCTGTTCACAGCCTTCCAGGCCCTGGTGGACGAAGGAGATGAG GTCATCATCGTGGAGCCCTTCTTTGACTGTTACGAACCCATGACATTGATGGCAGGGGGTCGCCCTGTGTTTGTGACCTTGAAGCCG AGCCCCACCCAGGACGGGGAACTGGATTCCGCCAGCAACTGGCAGCTGGACCCCACAGAGCTGGCCAGCAAGTTTACCTCTCGTACCAAAGCCCTAATCCTCAACACCCCCAACAACCCCGTGGGAAAG GTGTTCTCCAAGGCCGAGCTGGAGCTGGTGGCCAGCCTGTGTCAGCAGCATGACGTGATCTGCATCAGTGATGAGGTCTACCAGTGGCTGGTCTACGATGGTCACCAGCACATCAGCATCG CCAGTCTCCCTGGCATGTGGGAGCGTACCCTGACCATTGGCAGCGCTGGTAAGAGCTTCAGCGCCACCGGCTGGAAG gtgggctgggccctgggcccgGACAGTCTCATGAAGCACCTGCGTACCGTCCACCAGAACACTATCTATCACTGTCCCACGCAGGGCCAg GCTGCCGTGGCCCAGAGCTTCCAGCACGAGCAACTGCACTTTGGCCAACCCAGCAGCTACTTCGTGCAGCTGCCGCAAGCCGTGCAGCGCTACCGGGACCACATGATTCGCAGTCTGCAGTCTGTGGGCCTGCGGCCCGTGGTCCCCCAGGGCAGCTACTTCCTCATCGCAGACATCTCAGACTTCA AGACCCAGATGCCGGACTTGCCAGGCGATGCAGATGAGCCCTACGACAGACGCTTCGTCAAGTGGATGATCAGGAACAAG GGCTTGGCGGCCATCCCGGTCTCCATCTTCTACAGCACCCCACATCGGAAGCAATTTGACCACTATGTCCGCTTCTGTTTTGTGAAG GACGAGTCCACGCTCCAGGCCATGGACGAGAAGCTGCAGAAGTGGAAGGATGAGCTCAGGCCCTGA
- the KYAT1 gene encoding kynurenine--oxoglutarate transaminase 1 isoform X1 has protein sequence MDTCNLRGALGDEAVKPPRRGAVCVGSIPWPRSHFLARAFSSLFSASGGEVTSVPRPKGGMFRYVAAIYLHLAGLFQRKKAGTSLTRCMHQTFAMSKRLQARRLDGIDHNPWVEFGKMASEYDVVNLGQGFPDFPPPDFAIQAFQLALNSDFMLNQYTKAFGYPPLTKILASFFGKLLGQEIDPLKNVLVTVGAYGALFTAFQALVDEGDEVIIVEPFFDCYEPMTLMAGGRPVFVTLKPSPTQDGELDSASNWQLDPTELASKFTSRTKALILNTPNNPVGKVFSKAELELVASLCQQHDVICISDEVYQWLVYDGHQHISIASLPGMWERTLTIGSAGKSFSATGWKVGWALGPDSLMKHLRTVHQNTIYHCPTQGQAAVAQSFQHEQLHFGQPSSYFVQLPQAVQRYRDHMIRSLQSVGLRPVVPQGSYFLIADISDFKTQMPDLPGDADEPYDRRFVKWMIRNKGLAAIPVSIFYSTPHRKQFDHYVRFCFVKDESTLQAMDEKLQKWKDELRP, from the exons aGCTGTGTGTGTGGGATCCATACCCTGGCCTCGGAGCCATTTTTTGGCCAGAGcgttctcctccctcttctctgcctctggaGGAGAAGTCACCAGTGTCCCAAGGCCCAAGGGAGGCATGTTCAGATATGTGGCTGCCATCTATTTGCACCTGGCTGGACTCTTCCAGAGAAAGAAGGCTGGAACTTCTCTCACTCGGTGCATGCACCAGACT TTCGCCATGTCCAAGCGGCTCCAGGCTCGTCGGCTGGACGGGATTGACCACAACCCATG GGTGGAGTTTGGTAAAATGGCCAGTGAGTATGATGTCGTGAACTTGGGCCAAGGCTTCCCCGACTTCCCACCCCCAGACTTCGCCATTCAAGCCTTTCAACTCGCCCTCAACAGTGACTTCATGCTCAACCAGTACACCAAGGCATTT GGTTACCCACCCCTGACAAAGATCTTGGCAAGTTTCTTTGGGAAGCTCCTGGGACAGGAGATAGACCCGCTCAAGAACGTGCTGGTGACTGTGGGTGCCTATGGAGCCCTGTTCACAGCCTTCCAGGCCCTGGTGGACGAAGGAGATGAG GTCATCATCGTGGAGCCCTTCTTTGACTGTTACGAACCCATGACATTGATGGCAGGGGGTCGCCCTGTGTTTGTGACCTTGAAGCCG AGCCCCACCCAGGACGGGGAACTGGATTCCGCCAGCAACTGGCAGCTGGACCCCACAGAGCTGGCCAGCAAGTTTACCTCTCGTACCAAAGCCCTAATCCTCAACACCCCCAACAACCCCGTGGGAAAG GTGTTCTCCAAGGCCGAGCTGGAGCTGGTGGCCAGCCTGTGTCAGCAGCATGACGTGATCTGCATCAGTGATGAGGTCTACCAGTGGCTGGTCTACGATGGTCACCAGCACATCAGCATCG CCAGTCTCCCTGGCATGTGGGAGCGTACCCTGACCATTGGCAGCGCTGGTAAGAGCTTCAGCGCCACCGGCTGGAAG gtgggctgggccctgggcccgGACAGTCTCATGAAGCACCTGCGTACCGTCCACCAGAACACTATCTATCACTGTCCCACGCAGGGCCAg GCTGCCGTGGCCCAGAGCTTCCAGCACGAGCAACTGCACTTTGGCCAACCCAGCAGCTACTTCGTGCAGCTGCCGCAAGCCGTGCAGCGCTACCGGGACCACATGATTCGCAGTCTGCAGTCTGTGGGCCTGCGGCCCGTGGTCCCCCAGGGCAGCTACTTCCTCATCGCAGACATCTCAGACTTCA AGACCCAGATGCCGGACTTGCCAGGCGATGCAGATGAGCCCTACGACAGACGCTTCGTCAAGTGGATGATCAGGAACAAG GGCTTGGCGGCCATCCCGGTCTCCATCTTCTACAGCACCCCACATCGGAAGCAATTTGACCACTATGTCCGCTTCTGTTTTGTGAAG GACGAGTCCACGCTCCAGGCCATGGACGAGAAGCTGCAGAAGTGGAAGGATGAGCTCAGGCCCTGA
- the SPOUT1 gene encoding putative methyltransferase C9orf114 homolog, translating into MAERVKKRPCGPGEHGQRVEWRKWKQQKKEEKKKWKDLKLMKKLERQRAQEEQAKLQREEEAAAQREDQGRPYTLSVALPGSILDNAQSPELRTYLAGQIARACTIFCVDEIVVFDEEGQDAKTVEGEFRGVGKKGQACVQLARILQYLECPQYLRKAFFPKHQDLQFAGLLNPLDSPHHMRQDEESEFREGIVVDRPTRPGHGSFVNCGMKKEVKIDKNLEPGLRVTVQLNQKQLPESKTYRGKVVSSQDPRTKAGLYWGYTVRLASCLSAVFAEAPFQDGYDLTIGTSERGSDVTSAQLPSFRHALVVFGGLQGLEAGVEADPNLEVAEPSVLFDLYVNTCPSQGSRTIRTEEAILISLAALQPGLTQAGARPS; encoded by the exons ATGGCGGAGCGCGTGAAGAAGCGACCCTGCGGCCCG GGTGAACATGGCCAAAGAGTCGAGTGGCGAAAATGGAAGCAGCAGA agaaagaggagaaaaagaagtggaaagatCTCAAGCTGATGAAAAAACTGGAGCGGCAGCGGGCACAGGAGGAACAGGCAAAGCTCCAGCGGGAAGAAGAGGCAGCTGCACAGAGGGAGGACCAGG GTCGGCCCTATACCCTGAGCGTGGCCCTGCCCGGCTCTATCCTGGACAATGCCCAGTCACCAGAACTTCGCACCTACCTGGCTGGCCAGATCGCCAGGGCCTGCACCATCTTCTGTGTGGATGAGATTGTAGTGTTCGATGAAGAAGGCCAGGATGCCAA gaCCGTGGAGGGAGAATTCAGGGGAGTCGGCAAGAAAGGGCAGGCGTGCGTGCAGCTTGCTCGGATCCTGCAGTACCTGGAGTGTCCACA GTACCTAAGAAAAGCGTTCTTCCCCAAGCATCAGGATCTCCAGTTTGCAG GGCTTCTGAACCCCTTGGACAGCCCTCACCACATGCGTCAGGATGAGGAGTCCGAGTTCAGAGAAGGCATCGTGGTGGACCGGCCCACCCGGCCAGGCCATGGGTCCTTTGTCAACTGTGGCATGAAGAAG GAGGTGAAGATTGACAAGAACTTGGAGCCTGGACTTCGGGTAACGGTCCAGCTGAACCAGAAACAGCTCCCAG AAAGCAAGACCTACCGGGGAAAAGTCGTGTCGTCGCAGGACCCTCGCACCAAAGCCGGTCTGTACTGGGGCTACACAGTCCGACTGGCCTCCTGCCTCA GTGCTGTGTTTGCTGAGGCCCCCTTCCAAGACGGGTATGACCTGACCATTGGGACGTCAGAGAGAGGCTCGGATGTGACCTCTGCCCAGCTTCCCAGCTTCAG GCATGCTCTCGTGGTGTTTGGGGGCCTCCAGGGGCTGGAAGCTGGAGTGGAGGCTGACCCCAACCTAGAGGTGGCTGAACCCAGCGTCCTCTTCGATCTGTATGTCAACACCTGTCCTAGCCAGGGCAGCCGCACCATCCGCACTGAG GAGGCCATCCTCATCTCTCTGGCCGCCCTGCAGCCTGGCCTCACCCAGGCGGGCGCCCGGCCCAGCTGA
- the KYAT1 gene encoding kynurenine--oxoglutarate transaminase 1 isoform X2, with protein sequence MFRYVAAIYLHLAGLFQRKKAGTSLTRCMHQTFAMSKRLQARRLDGIDHNPWVEFGKMASEYDVVNLGQGFPDFPPPDFAIQAFQLALNSDFMLNQYTKAFGYPPLTKILASFFGKLLGQEIDPLKNVLVTVGAYGALFTAFQALVDEGDEVIIVEPFFDCYEPMTLMAGGRPVFVTLKPSPTQDGELDSASNWQLDPTELASKFTSRTKALILNTPNNPVGKVFSKAELELVASLCQQHDVICISDEVYQWLVYDGHQHISIASLPGMWERTLTIGSAGKSFSATGWKVGWALGPDSLMKHLRTVHQNTIYHCPTQGQAAVAQSFQHEQLHFGQPSSYFVQLPQAVQRYRDHMIRSLQSVGLRPVVPQGSYFLIADISDFKTQMPDLPGDADEPYDRRFVKWMIRNKGLAAIPVSIFYSTPHRKQFDHYVRFCFVKDESTLQAMDEKLQKWKDELRP encoded by the exons ATGTTCAGATATGTGGCTGCCATCTATTTGCACCTGGCTGGACTCTTCCAGAGAAAGAAGGCTGGAACTTCTCTCACTCGGTGCATGCACCAGACT TTCGCCATGTCCAAGCGGCTCCAGGCTCGTCGGCTGGACGGGATTGACCACAACCCATG GGTGGAGTTTGGTAAAATGGCCAGTGAGTATGATGTCGTGAACTTGGGCCAAGGCTTCCCCGACTTCCCACCCCCAGACTTCGCCATTCAAGCCTTTCAACTCGCCCTCAACAGTGACTTCATGCTCAACCAGTACACCAAGGCATTT GGTTACCCACCCCTGACAAAGATCTTGGCAAGTTTCTTTGGGAAGCTCCTGGGACAGGAGATAGACCCGCTCAAGAACGTGCTGGTGACTGTGGGTGCCTATGGAGCCCTGTTCACAGCCTTCCAGGCCCTGGTGGACGAAGGAGATGAG GTCATCATCGTGGAGCCCTTCTTTGACTGTTACGAACCCATGACATTGATGGCAGGGGGTCGCCCTGTGTTTGTGACCTTGAAGCCG AGCCCCACCCAGGACGGGGAACTGGATTCCGCCAGCAACTGGCAGCTGGACCCCACAGAGCTGGCCAGCAAGTTTACCTCTCGTACCAAAGCCCTAATCCTCAACACCCCCAACAACCCCGTGGGAAAG GTGTTCTCCAAGGCCGAGCTGGAGCTGGTGGCCAGCCTGTGTCAGCAGCATGACGTGATCTGCATCAGTGATGAGGTCTACCAGTGGCTGGTCTACGATGGTCACCAGCACATCAGCATCG CCAGTCTCCCTGGCATGTGGGAGCGTACCCTGACCATTGGCAGCGCTGGTAAGAGCTTCAGCGCCACCGGCTGGAAG gtgggctgggccctgggcccgGACAGTCTCATGAAGCACCTGCGTACCGTCCACCAGAACACTATCTATCACTGTCCCACGCAGGGCCAg GCTGCCGTGGCCCAGAGCTTCCAGCACGAGCAACTGCACTTTGGCCAACCCAGCAGCTACTTCGTGCAGCTGCCGCAAGCCGTGCAGCGCTACCGGGACCACATGATTCGCAGTCTGCAGTCTGTGGGCCTGCGGCCCGTGGTCCCCCAGGGCAGCTACTTCCTCATCGCAGACATCTCAGACTTCA AGACCCAGATGCCGGACTTGCCAGGCGATGCAGATGAGCCCTACGACAGACGCTTCGTCAAGTGGATGATCAGGAACAAG GGCTTGGCGGCCATCCCGGTCTCCATCTTCTACAGCACCCCACATCGGAAGCAATTTGACCACTATGTCCGCTTCTGTTTTGTGAAG GACGAGTCCACGCTCCAGGCCATGGACGAGAAGCTGCAGAAGTGGAAGGATGAGCTCAGGCCCTGA